Proteins co-encoded in one Brassica oleracea var. oleracea cultivar TO1000 chromosome C4, BOL, whole genome shotgun sequence genomic window:
- the LOC106339102 gene encoding uncharacterized protein LOC106339102, with protein sequence MALSAAFKERLDQMEFTRNQRLHLLQAEKELQMEKSQILASKHASIQFIERRCLMLEQKIAAQNLKITLLRSTIQDLDSKHRCSIQQLRTLKSEVEELEELDEERDKYYKLKRSEMNEFVQNVERFRSENRVQVESLRRRVKELSSTFDQVHKKNNYLRNTS encoded by the exons ATGGCGCTTTCTGCAGCTTTCAAGGAGAGACTGGATCAAATGGAGTTTACGAGAAACCAACGACTCCATCTTCTCCAG GCGGAGAAAGAGTTACAAATGGAGAAATCGCAGATTCTAGCATCGAAGCACGCAAGTATTCAATTCATAGAGCGAAGATGTTTGATGCTCGAACAAAAGATCGCTGCACAAAACCTCAAGATCACGCTTCTCAGATCTACCATACAAGATCTCGATTCCAAACACCGCTGCTCTATTCAGCAACTGAG GACGCTTAAGAGCGAGGTTGAAGAGTTGGAGGAGTTAGATGAAGAGAGGGACAAGTACTACAAACTAAAACGCTCTGAGATGAATGAGTTCGTGCAAAATGTTGAGCGGTTTAGATCGGAGAACCGGGTACAAGTCGAGAGCCTGAGACGCCGTGTCAAGGAG CTTAGCTCAACGTTCGATCAAGTTCATAAGAAGAACAATTATCTGAGGAACACGAGTTAA
- the LOC106339691 gene encoding uncharacterized protein LOC106339691, whose amino-acid sequence MAAITTAVIAIAGIILGWITIEMACKPCLEKGREAIDRSLNPDYDPDDEDVVDASSAPRAPLLTNRPPDIPDPSAADPSTALKSV is encoded by the coding sequence ATGGCGGCGATAACAACCGCAGTGATAGCAATAGCCGGAATCATACTGGGATGGATAACGATAGAGATGGCTTGTAAGCCTTGCCTTGAGAAAGGCCGTGAAGCCATCGACAGATCTCTCAACCCCGATTATGATCCCGATGACGAAGACGTCGTCGATGCTTCCTCCGCCCCTCGCGCTCCTCTCCTCACCAATCGTCCTCCGGATATCCCCGATCCCTCCGCCGCTGATCCCTCCACCGCGTTAAAGTCAGTCTGA
- the LOC106340995 gene encoding protein TIFY 5B-like has product MEMQSNCDLELRLVTPYESSSSENPQPKKESQILTIFYNGHICVSSDLTSLQAKAILSLASKDMEGRSLSLKSSDSSYPSIIPNKLTRLHHQKASMKRSLRSFLQKRNVRMQASCPYNHSP; this is encoded by the exons ATGGAGATGCAAAGCAATTGCGACTTGGAACTTCGCCTTGTTACTCCTTATGAATCAAGCAGCTCTGAAAATCCACAACCAAAGAAAGAATCTCAGATATTAACCATTTTCTACAACGGGCACATATGTGTTTCTTCAGATCTTACCAGTCTCCAG GCAAAAGCTATACTATCACTAGCTAGTAAAGATATGGAAGGGAGATCATTATCATTGAAAAGCTCAGACAGCTCGTATCCTTCAATAATTCCTAACAAATTGACCCGACTTCATCATCAAAAGGCCTCTATGAAGAGATCTCTTCGTAGTTTTCTTCAGAAACGGAATGTTCGGATGCAGGCTTCTTGTCCTTACAACCATTCTCCATAA
- the LOC106339103 gene encoding solanesyl diphosphate synthase 3, chloroplastic/mitochondrial-like has protein sequence MDDADTRRVLAGDFLLSRACVALAALKNIEVVSLLATVVEHLVTGETMQMTSTTDQRHSMDYYMQETYYKTASLISNSCKAIALLAGQSAEVSMLAFEYGKNLGLAFQLIDDVLDFTGTSASLGKGS, from the exons ATGGATGATGCGGATACAAGGCGTG TATTAGCAGGAGACTTTTTGCTCTCTCGGGCTTGTGTTGCTCTAGCTGCTCTTAAAAACATAGAG GTTGTATCGTTACTTGCAACAGTTGTAGAACATCTTGTTACCGGTGAAACCATGCAAATGACTAGCACAACCGATCAGCGTCATAG TATGGACTATTACATGCAGGAGACGTATTATAAGACGGCATCACTAATCTCAAATAGCTGCAAAGCAATTGCATTACTCGCTGGACAATCAGCAGAAGTTTCAATGTTAGCTTTTGAATACGGAAAGAATCTG GGTTTGGCATTCCAATTGATAGACGACGTTCTTGATTTCACTGGCACATCTGCGTCTCTAGGAAAGGGATCCTAA
- the LOC106341126 gene encoding uncharacterized protein LOC106341126: MTEMPSCTIENPSFEPTKVKKQYNIYSSFLPILLSIFTYILIFYVLDVSPSLIFNNTKILFFVSNALVFIIAADYGAFAERENHDLYGEYTAAMRSNTIENYKPENSGYEMGLAEEIKKRETQEEAVRAKDIPRYLHHKDEEVPEKTLQVVSENIPRCKLIQKHEPTTEHNIRNGETCKARKLVNPKPYGRSKSDKARSERRHREIKPRPKSYVRSKSDDSSKWMVVHKGKKKAHEEAEEKWENVREESEEFAKMSNEELNRRVEDFIQRFNRDIKRQSLA; the protein is encoded by the coding sequence ATGACAGAAATGCCCTCGTGCACTATTGAAAACCCTAGTTTCGAGCCTACAAAGGTTAAGAAACAATACAACATATACTCCTCGTTTCTCCCGATCCTATTATCTATATTCACGTACATTTTGATCTTCTACGTTCTTGACGTCTCCCCTTCATTGATCTTCAACAACACAAAGATCTTGTTCTTTGTCTCAAACGCACTTGTTTTCATCATAGCGGCAGATTACGGTGCATTCGCTGAGAGAGAGAACCACGACTTATACGGAGAATACACCGCCGCTATGAGAAGCAACACGATAGAAAACTATAAACCGGAAAACTCGGGCTATGAGATGGGTTTGGCGGAAGAAATCAAGAAACGTGAGACACAAGAAGAAGCAGTCAGAGCGAAAGATATACCACGTTACTTGCATCACAAGGACGAGGAAGTTCCTGAGAAAACATTACAAGTCGTAAGCGAGAACATTCCGAGATGCAAACTTATCCAAAAACACGAGCCAACGACTGAGCACAACATTCGTAATGGAGAAACTTGCAAAGCAAGAAAACTGGTGAACCCTAAACCGTACGGGAGAAGCAAATCGGATAAAGCACGCTCAGAACGTCGTCATCGAGAGATCAAACCTAGACCTAAAAGTTACGTTCGAAGCAAGTCTGACGATAGCTCGAAATGGATGGTTGTTCACAAGGGCAAGAAGAAGGCTCATGAGGAGGCGGAGGAGAAGTGGGAGAATGTAAGAGAAGAATCTGAAGAATTTGCGAAGATGTCGAACGAGGAGTTGAACCGACGAGTCGAAGATTTCATCCAACGGTTCAACAGAGATATCAAACGACAAAGTTTAGCCTAA
- the LOC106340921 gene encoding gibberellin 2-beta-dioxygenase 3, which translates to MVVVSQPVPKCKRSSVLIPVVDLADPTSKTQIVKACEELGFFKVVNHGVRPDLLTKMEEEATKFFALFQSLKDKAGPADPFGYGSKRIGLKGDVGCVEHILLNANNHLSSTKSTAVFRQIPAIFREAVEEYMEEMKGMSSKVLEMVEEALGIEPKEKLSRLVKVKESDSCFRMNYYKEKEETQAKEEIGFGEHTDPQLISVLRSNDTEGLQICLKDGTWVPVPPDHSSFFVFVGDTLQVMTNGRFKSVKHRVLTNIKRSRLSMIYFAGPPLAEKIAPLACLVPKQEDYLYKELTWSQYKSYGYKTKLGDYRLGLFEK; encoded by the exons ATGGTTGTTGTGTCACAGCCAGTCCCAAAATGCAAAAGGAGTTCGGTTTTAATCCCCGTTGTAGACTTAGCCGACCCAACTTCCAAAACCCAAATCGTTAAGGCTTGCGAGGAGTTAGGCTTCTTCAAAGTCGTCAACCATGGAGTTAGACCCGATCTTTTGACAAAGATGGAGGAAGAAGCCACCAAGTTCTTTGCTTTGTTTCAGTCTCTCAAAGATAAAGCCGGTCCAGCCGACCCGTTTGGATACGGCAGTAAACGAATCGGACTCAAAGGTGACGTGGGATGCGTTGAGCATATTCTCCTCAATGCTAATAATCATCTGTCGTCTACTAAATCCACCGCCGTTTTCCGCCAAATCCCTGCCATTTTCAG AGAGGCGGTGGAAGAGTACATGGAAGAGATGAAGGGAATGTCGAGCAAGGTTCTTGAAATGGTAGAAGAAGCGCTAGGGATAGAGCCAAAGGAGAAGCTGAGCAGATTGGTGAAGGTGAAGGAGAGTGATTCGTGTTTTAGGATGAACTATTACAAGGAGAAGGAAGAGACTCAGGCCAAGGAAGAGATTGGGTTCGGTGAGCACACTGATCCACAGTTAATATCAGTGCTCAGATCAAACGACACTGAGGGCTTACAAATCTGTTTGAAAGATGGGACTTGGGTCCCTGTTCCACCTGATCACTCTTCTTTCTTTGTTTTTGTCGGAGATACTCTTCAG GTGATGACTAACGGAAGATTCAAGAGTGTGAAACACAGAGTGCTCACAAATATAAAGAGGTCAAGATTATCGATGATCTACTTCGCAGGTCCTCCGTTGGCGGAGAAGATTGCACCATTGGCATGCCTTGTCCCCAAGCAAGAGGATTATCTTTATAAAGAGCTTACTTGGTCTCAATACAAGTCATATGGTTACAAGACTAAGCTTGGTGACTATAGGCTTGGTCTCTTTGAGAAATAA